A single Desulfurellaceae bacterium DNA region contains:
- a CDS encoding glutathione S-transferase family protein, with amino-acid sequence MKLVNSLGPNPRCVRMFMAEKGISLETVELDILGGDNRKSPYTDKNPGGQMPSLELDDGSYLAETVAICEYLEDLHPSPALIGSTPEEKAQTRMWQRRVEMNITEHLYNGFRYAEGLEMFKTRLHCLPEAAAGLKEIVQERLAWLDGLIEGKSFIVGERFTVADIVLYSALDFGAGVGQTINPQLTHMTAWFERVSARPSADASLHEKAKGQMRGA; translated from the coding sequence ATGAAGCTCGTCAATTCGCTCGGTCCCAACCCCCGCTGTGTCCGTATGTTCATGGCCGAAAAAGGCATCAGCCTGGAGACTGTTGAACTCGATATCCTGGGTGGCGATAACCGCAAGTCGCCCTATACCGACAAGAATCCCGGCGGCCAGATGCCGTCTCTGGAGCTGGACGACGGCAGCTACCTGGCCGAGACGGTCGCCATCTGTGAATATCTGGAAGACCTGCATCCGAGCCCGGCCCTGATCGGCAGCACGCCCGAAGAGAAGGCCCAGACCCGAATGTGGCAACGCCGCGTCGAGATGAACATCACCGAACACCTGTATAACGGCTTTCGCTACGCCGAGGGCCTGGAGATGTTCAAGACTCGCCTGCACTGTCTACCCGAGGCTGCGGCTGGCCTCAAGGAGATCGTCCAGGAAAGACTCGCCTGGCTCGACGGCTTGATAGAAGGCAAGTCTTTCATCGTGGGTGAGCGTTTTACTGTGGCTGATATTGTCTTATACAGCGCACTCGATTTCGGCGCCGGGGTCGGCCAGACGATCAATCCCCAGCTCACACACATGACGGCCTGGTTCGAGCGGGTCAGTGCCCGGCCGAGTGCAGACGCGAGCCTGCATGAAAAAGCCAAAGGTCAGATGCGGGGAGCCTGA
- a CDS encoding DUF4926 domain-containing protein, whose product MKLLDVVALTADLPEYNLWRGQVGTIVAVLADGAAFEVEFCDREGRTYESVGLRPDQLMVLHYEPLTSPPPSPPEPA is encoded by the coding sequence GTGAAACTTCTTGACGTGGTGGCCCTCACGGCTGACCTGCCCGAGTACAATCTGTGGCGTGGGCAAGTGGGGACAATCGTTGCCGTTTTGGCCGACGGCGCCGCGTTTGAAGTAGAATTCTGCGACCGGGAAGGGCGGACCTACGAGTCAGTCGGCCTCCGTCCCGATCAGCTCATGGTGTTGCACTACGAGCCTCTGACCTCTCCACCACCATCGCCACCAGAACCGGCCTAA
- a CDS encoding LLM class flavin-dependent oxidoreductase, producing the protein MKFGIFYELSVPRPWDGESERAVYMNALEQVRLADEVGFDQVWAVEHHFLEEYSHCSAPELFLTACAMQTKQINVGHGIVICVPEFNQPIRIAERAAVLDILSGGRLQFGTGRSATWTELGGFGANPDETKKSWDEFVHCIPKMWMQERFSYEGKYFSMPSRAVLPKPYQKPHPPMWVAVTSPGTELDAADRGIGSLGVTFTSFAEQEAKVKEYRRRIQNCNPVGGFVNNQVNTVNFLYCHEDNEAGAKTGMRMIQHFNYLAAQLDMAKEAYPAKSYPSAGLLPSLRRQASSPGEQNAAPEGIAVGNPAHLIQELKKWEACGVDRVGFMLNAAEIIPQQQVLDSLRLFAKEVMPAFADSQATAASGGAS; encoded by the coding sequence ATGAAGTTTGGTATTTTCTACGAGCTGTCCGTGCCGCGTCCCTGGGATGGGGAATCCGAGCGGGCCGTGTATATGAACGCCCTGGAACAGGTCCGGCTGGCCGATGAGGTCGGCTTTGATCAGGTCTGGGCGGTCGAGCATCATTTTCTGGAAGAGTACTCGCACTGCTCGGCGCCCGAGCTGTTCCTGACCGCGTGCGCGATGCAGACCAAGCAGATCAATGTCGGCCACGGCATTGTCATCTGTGTGCCGGAGTTTAATCAGCCGATTCGGATTGCCGAGCGCGCGGCCGTCCTGGACATTCTGTCCGGCGGGCGTTTGCAGTTTGGGACGGGCCGCTCGGCAACCTGGACCGAGCTGGGCGGGTTCGGGGCCAACCCGGACGAGACCAAGAAGAGCTGGGATGAGTTTGTGCACTGTATTCCCAAAATGTGGATGCAGGAGCGCTTCAGCTATGAGGGCAAATACTTCTCCATGCCGTCCCGGGCCGTACTGCCCAAACCCTATCAGAAGCCCCATCCGCCGATGTGGGTGGCGGTCACCAGCCCCGGCACCGAGTTGGACGCCGCCGACCGCGGCATCGGCAGCCTGGGGGTGACGTTTACCTCTTTTGCCGAGCAAGAGGCCAAGGTCAAAGAGTACCGGCGGCGGATCCAGAACTGTAACCCGGTCGGCGGCTTTGTGAACAACCAGGTCAATACGGTCAACTTCCTGTACTGCCACGAGGACAACGAGGCCGGGGCCAAGACCGGGATGCGGATGATTCAGCATTTCAACTATCTGGCCGCCCAGCTCGATATGGCCAAGGAAGCCTATCCGGCCAAGTCGTATCCGTCGGCGGGCCTGCTGCCGTCCCTGCGCCGCCAGGCTTCGAGTCCGGGCGAGCAGAACGCCGCGCCTGAGGGGATTGCGGTCGGCAACCCGGCCCACCTGATTCAAGAGCTGAAGAAGTGGGAAGCCTGCGGGGTGGACCGGGTCGGCTTCATGCTCAACGCGGCCGAGATCATTCCTCAGCAGCAGGTGCTCGACAGCCTGCGGCTGTTTGCCAAAGAGGTCATGCCGGCCTTTGCCGACTCGCAGGCCACCGCGGCCAGTGGAGGAGCGAGCTGA
- a CDS encoding acetoacetate decarboxylase family protein: MPVFGKQDVQAAAARAPLMSGLDTDPWELKGAEILQLSFEVVEEPAEWLAAPALHPSIPPYATLSVARFPDSPVGPYALAQVRLVVRAGIRPRAYMIGAYTDSEQAAAALRMRWGFPLELATVSLQARHDRVIGRVERDGQTILDMEAENPEHISGSDVTYIDSLHLVRVNEGGEEKPLIVQIDPEYVFHAAQRGIPHLKTLDAEAWGAGDRLRCTSPMTATFTRCDTDLPRLRFALDPSLPALQGSRKLLA; the protein is encoded by the coding sequence ATGCCGGTGTTTGGAAAACAGGACGTGCAGGCCGCTGCGGCCCGCGCGCCGCTCATGAGCGGTCTCGATACCGATCCGTGGGAACTCAAGGGGGCGGAGATTCTGCAGCTGAGCTTTGAGGTGGTCGAAGAGCCGGCCGAATGGCTGGCTGCGCCGGCCCTGCATCCGAGCATCCCGCCCTACGCCACGCTGTCGGTGGCCCGCTTTCCCGACAGTCCGGTCGGGCCGTATGCGCTGGCCCAGGTCCGGCTGGTCGTCCGCGCCGGGATTCGGCCTCGGGCCTATATGATCGGTGCCTACACCGATTCCGAGCAGGCTGCAGCCGCGCTCCGGATGCGCTGGGGATTCCCGCTGGAGTTGGCTACGGTCAGCCTCCAGGCGCGTCACGACCGGGTGATCGGCAGGGTTGAGCGGGACGGCCAGACGATTCTGGACATGGAGGCCGAGAATCCGGAGCATATCTCCGGGTCGGACGTCACGTATATCGACAGCCTCCACCTGGTGCGGGTCAACGAGGGAGGCGAGGAAAAGCCGCTGATCGTTCAGATCGATCCGGAGTATGTCTTTCACGCGGCTCAGCGCGGGATTCCGCACCTCAAGACGCTGGACGCGGAGGCGTGGGGCGCGGGCGATCGTCTGCGGTGTACCAGTCCGATGACCGCCACGTTCACGCGGTGTGATACGGATCTGCCCCGGCTGCGGTTTGCCCTGGATCCCAGCCTGCCGGCCCTGCAGGGCAGCCGCAAACTCCTCGCCTAG